The genomic stretch TAAACTTTTTGTTGATCAATTAGATGCTTCACAACATTACCTCTTGTACGTGCGTGGAAACGTGAATCGTGATACGGATTGCCAAGAGGTTCTCATTCATCCCGATGGAACAGTATCTCTTACGTCTATGCCTGAAAAAAGACTTGTGCTTTCTTTTGAACCCACTCTTTTAGGGGAATCATTTGATGTTTTTTTATTGTCTATGGACAAAACCCTACTAGGCCTCGCCCATTTGATCCCATTTCCTGTAATAAATACGCAGATTGAAGGATATTCAATTCAAGGAGAAATTTTAAACCAAACCGCAGAATGTCTCTTTTTTACAGCTTCCGGCTTTGATCCAGAGGAGGAAGTGTTAATGGCTTCTGGCTTAAATGACGAGGATGGCCATTTAACCAAGTATACTGCCTCAAAAGATGGAATTCTCCGTTTTATCGAAAATCCTGCATATCGAGGCCGCCGAGGTGGAAAAAGAAAACTCCTCATGATAGGTAAAAAACAAAGAATTGAAGCCGAATATTTATGGGGCACAAAACTACTCGATTATTCCCATGCTTTTTTTCAATCTAGAACCAAGTCAGACTCAACATAATAAGGAATTGCTAGCATGCCTGAAGCCACTAATAACTATAAAAAACTCCACGAAATTTCACGCCAGACACGCATTCTGGAAGGGATTGATTCCTTACTGCACTGGGATCAAGAAACCTACATGCCCGAAGATGCAGCTGCAATTCGCGCTGAACAACAAAAAATTATGGCAGGTTTAGTCCACAAAGGAAGAATCGCTAAGCCATTCGTTAATGCCCTGGCAAAGCTCATCGATATCAAAACAGGTAAAGTTCTAGTAAAAGGACTTGGCTCTGCAAAAAATGCGGCTCTAAAAGTATGGCGACGGGAATATTTAAAAGAAACGGCTCTTCCCACTCAATTTGTGGAAGACTTTGCTAAACTGACCTCTCAATCTGTATTGGTCTGGCGCTCTGCTCGACAAGAGAATTCTTTCCGCCGTTTTGCGCCTTATTTGGAAAAAATTATTCAAATGAATCGCAAAAAAGCCGATCTTCTGGGCTATAAAGAACATCCCTATGATGCTTTGTTAGATGCCTATGAACCAGAAATGACCACAAAACGGATAACCCCCATTTTTTCTGATTTAAAACAATTTCTTGTTGGGCTAATCAAAAAGATCCAACAAAAAACGCAAATTGATGACCACTTTCTGTTTGGCAAGTTTTCTGAATCCAAACAAATGGCTTTTAGTCAAAAAATCTTAAAAGGGATGCATTATGACATGCGTCGGGGAAGGCTCGATTTTTCTATCCACCCTTTCTCTTCAGCTGCACACCCCACCGATAGCCGTATTACAACACGCATTCATCCCTCTTCTTTATTAAGTAACGTACGCTCTGTGATGCATGAAGCTGGACATGGACTTTATGAAATGGGACTCCCTATTAACGAATATGGCTCACCTTTGGGCGAACATGCCTCGCTGGGAATCCATGAAAGCCAATCCCGCTGGTGGGAAACGCGCATTGGACAAAGCTTACCTTTTTGGGAACATTATTTTCCGATTCTGCAGAAGGAATTTAAAGAATTTCAAAAGGTGTCATTAAAAGAATTCTACAAAGCTTCCAACAAAGTGGAGCCTACCTTTATTCGCGTAGAAGCTGATGAAGTCACCTACAATTTGCATGTCATTTTACGCTTTGAAATTGAGAAAGCACTCATCGAAGGCTCTCTCCCGATTAAAGAAATCCCTGAGGCATGGAATGCAAAGTTCAAAGAGCTGCTGGGCCTTGTGCCTTCAACAGATGCAGAAGGATGTCTCCAGGATATTCATTGGTCTCTTGGTTCGTTTGGATACTTTCCCACTTACACATTGGGAAATTTATATGCAGCCCAATTTTTTGCAACATTCGAACAAGCATTTCCAAAATGGGAAAAAAGCGTTGCCGAAGGAGAGCTGGAATTCATCAAAGAATGGTTAGAAAAGTCGATTTTCCAATTCGGCAGACAATATTCCAGCTTTGAGCTAGTCGAAAAAGTCAGCGACGCTCCTTTTTCTAGTAAATCCTTTTGCCACTACTTAGAAACCAAGTATAAAGACATTTATCGCTTTTAGATTTCTTCAAAGTTAGAAGGCAATAGAATCAAAGATTCTAAAATCGAGCTTTGGTATAAAGGGCCAAAAACTTGACGAATCATTTGAACAAAGTTTTCATATCCTAGCTCGTCTCTTAAAGACTCAATCGCCCGTATTGTGCTACTCAAACGATTGAAGCGATCAAAGAGCATTTGCCTTTCTCTAATCAATATCGCGGGAGCATGAATGAATAGATCCAATTCATTCATGTCTTCTTCTGACAGCTTAGGCTGTGAAAGTAGTTTCATAAAAGCAAACAGTTTAGCACTTTCTGCGGCACCGACATCTATCCCATCCTTACAAGTAAAACTAAAAGTCTGTGGCTTCACAATTTCAATGATTTTAATCTGCAGGAAAAGTTCAAATATTTCGATAAAATCTAATCGACTTTCCCGTGATAAAACATTTTTATTCGAGAAAAATAAGCGATGGATCGCATCTAAAAGATTGTTCGTAAACTCGGGGAAAAGCGCATTTTTGATTGACGATGGAAAGTAAAACCCTACACCAGAACTTTGCAAGTGCTCTTTAAAATGTTGAATAAAAGCGGAAGCATGGTTGTCATGATGATAAGGGGCTATCTGATGATAAAATTCGGTATCTTTTGGTAGAGTGACGACTGTTAACACAGCAGAAAAGTCAGGATGTCTTTGTAATTCCTCAATCGCATTGGATCGCGCATGTTCCTTCCAAGAGGTTTTATCCTGTAGATTGAATAACAGATGTCCTTTCTGTTGATTATTTTCGTTGTCTAAGTAAGTATAAGAACGCAAAAAAGCCTTAAATTCATCCACGACCGATGCTTTATTGATCACCTCTTGATAAGTGGGAGTTGGTATGCGCGTGTTTACGCAGCGCATATTATCAAAATACACGGTGTATAGAAGTGTGGGAATATTCCCCTGATGCAAAGGATCAAACGAATGATAGCCATCCTCTTCTAAGTTTTCCAAAACTTGAACTAACGGACCGTGTGTATGGGTTTTGAAAACTTTGCTCAAGGCATTGTAATCTTTAGTTAATTGGTTATAAATCTCTGTATGCACATGATTGTTTGTTCCTTTACCACGCTGATTAGCGAGCTCACGAGCTTCAATAATCAAATTTTTTAAAGAGGGCATAAATCCATGAATCGCTTTCACACTTGAAAAAAAGCTGCGGCATAAAAATTGAGCCGTCTCTAGTAATAGGCCTCCCATTTTGTCAAACTCGCCAGGAGGATAGGCAATCAGTTTTTGAAACTCACGGGAATGTAAAGCATGCGATAAATACATTTGAAAGTCTTTAAAATAGCCAACACAACTTTTGGTGGGAGAATTCCGCAAAAGATGGGCGGATTGACCGCACAAAATAAGCGCCATAAATGCTTTTCTTAGGGTTGATATGAGTTCATTATCACGCTGTTCTGCACTTTCTCGGTAAAATAAGTCAAGCCGCGATCCAAACGAGCGCAAGATATTCCGTGCGGCACTATGTACAAAAAGATCAAAGTGGAAGCGCATGTCTGCCAATAGATCATTGCTAACTTTTTCCCCGAAATAATCGCCAAAATCACACAGAAGCTTCACATTCCGGATTAAACGAGGACTAAAAAAACGCGAACCATCTTCTTTTCTTAAAAAGAATAATTCATATTCGGTATCTTTCTTGACCGATTCCAGATCCACAAAGATATGTTTCGTTTTTTGGCCTAATCGACGTTCACTAGAGGGCTTTTCCTCTTTCAAAATATGACGTTTAGCTAAACCTAAGATCCATTTTCCTAGCAATCCATTGTCAATTTTGCGTGCGATATGTGTGAGATAAAATTCTTCAAGATCTTTATATTCTTTGGTTTCTGTTACACTTTCTTTAATCTTTCGGTTAAATAGATGGGTGAACTTATCAAGTTTTTTAGCTGCTTCTCCAACTAAGACCATTAAAGATTTGATTTCTTCAACGGCTTTTTCATCCGTCACATATCTGTAATCAGTTTGATAGAAGTTATGCAAATAGTTTAAAACCACTTTAAAAATGTCTTTCACCATGGAAATTGTTTGATCTGCGTTTTCAGGATGCAGCCAATGAACTGTCTTTAGGGTAATGGGCTGATTTTGAAAAATAAAATCATGTTTTTGCGTGATCCCGATTTCGCGATCGACTTCCAAATCCGCAATGTGTGAAAGTGTCTCTACTGCTTCTATAATGGACAAGCCACCATTTTCGCGCCTTTCGTATGTACTCATTCAAACACCTCTTTATATGCTTTCATTAAAAAAGTATTTAAAGCCTTAATACCATTATCACATTTTTTAAAAATTACTTAAACATTACCAGCCAACTTTATTAAATTATTTACTTTGACTATTTATTTGTTTTTTGATAGTTTTCGCCGATTTACTTTTTAAAGTTTTAAATCATTACAATTAATTAAAATTAATTGTATAATCCTAATAAATGCAACAAATGATAAGGAGGTCCCAATGAATCCTCTTAGTTTAAATCAGGAAGTGCAACAAACAGTCATAGATTCCCCTAAACAGCCTATCTCATCGGATCTCCCTGAGAAACATGTCGAACCTCAGGTGATGTCCTCGCATCAAATGATTAATTTTATCTGCGACAAATTCTTGGAAAGACAAACCATAAATAAGCAAATATCTGAAGCAGAGAATGAGCTAGATGACATTCCTGATCAAAAAAGTGAGGTTGCGAAGAAATTAAAAAGCAAAATCCGGGAATTAGAAAAGAAAGACGAACATCTAGAACAAGCCATGAAAGAATCAGAAGAACAACTCAAATCCCAATTCATAGAAGGTCGAGAGCTCCCCGTCACCCTAAGTCGTATGAATCTAGCTATGAGCGATTCTCAAATTAAATATTTTAAAGGTATTTTAACGAGTAAAATAGGTCTGTGGAAGGCTTTTGAAAGCAGAGCAAAAGACACGATAGAAGAACATAAAGCCACAATTCTTGAACAATTTGGCAATGGCTCTAAGAATTCTGCCGATGTCAAATTTGATCTAAAAGTCCTGGGTGGCGATGACCACAACAATGGCCAATCCCCCCTCCTGGTTACTTTTACGTTTCCAGATAAATCGCCCCTAAAGGTTGTTTATAAACCCAGAAGTGCACAGACAGATGCCGCTATTCTAGATCTATTTGCCAAACTCAATAGTCTGCATCCCGACCTCAAATCCCATGGAGATCTTCCACAATATAAAATTCAGGATATCGATGGAGGGAAGGGTAGTATTTGGGAATTCATTGAAGGACAACCACTCCATACAGAAGCTTCGAGTACTATTAACAAAATACAAGACCAAGATGTTAGGATTAGAGCTGAAGAAAATCTGATCCGACTCGAGCAAATATGCAGTCGTGCAGGGATAACAGATCTCCATATGGAAAATGTTTTACTAACGCGCGATGGACAATGGGTTCCCATAGACCTTGAGGTAGTAGAACCTGGACATGCCACAGGTCTCTTGAGTTCTCAGGCATCTAAGGATCCAAAATTTTCACCAGAATTGAAACAGGATGAGATCATGCTGATCGACAAATTCCTTGATCAGCAGGAAAAACGTGTTTCACGCTATGTAATTGTAGCTACAGCAAGCTTTATTCAGGCAAGCACGGATCCTTCGACAATCGAGCCCATGGCACAAGAAGTTTTGGAAACTTTATCCAAAAACAATGAATTTAAACTTACTGTGGATCCAAAGCAGTTTATTAAACAGTTTAGTGCCTGTATGGAAAAAGGTGATGTCCCCTTTTTCACAAAAAATAGTGACGCGATTTGTTTTGGGCACTTTGCTGAAGAAAACATCATCGCCATAAGAAAACCAAATAAATGATGAGGTGTTGTCATGAGCAACCCATCAAACAGCGCAATGCTATACAATAGCAGCCTAGAGTTTTTAATGATTGGACGGACAATTAAAGAAACGACCACTGAAAACATCAAGAAAAAAGCACTTCAAATGGCTTCTTCCTGTCATTTTCAAGTATCGAGTATTTCAAGATTAGCGCGCCAATTAGCTAGCGAAGCGAGTAAAAATTTTGAATACCAATTGCGAGCCGAGTTTGAGGCCCACTCTTTCTCAAATTATCACCTGCTCGAGATCAAACTCTCTCAATATATTGAGAGTGGCCGTCAATTTTTCTTTTCAGAGGTCTATGGCGAT from Parachlamydia acanthamoebae encodes the following:
- a CDS encoding carboxypeptidase M32 is translated as MPEATNNYKKLHEISRQTRILEGIDSLLHWDQETYMPEDAAAIRAEQQKIMAGLVHKGRIAKPFVNALAKLIDIKTGKVLVKGLGSAKNAALKVWRREYLKETALPTQFVEDFAKLTSQSVLVWRSARQENSFRRFAPYLEKIIQMNRKKADLLGYKEHPYDALLDAYEPEMTTKRITPIFSDLKQFLVGLIKKIQQKTQIDDHFLFGKFSESKQMAFSQKILKGMHYDMRRGRLDFSIHPFSSAAHPTDSRITTRIHPSSLLSNVRSVMHEAGHGLYEMGLPINEYGSPLGEHASLGIHESQSRWWETRIGQSLPFWEHYFPILQKEFKEFQKVSLKEFYKASNKVEPTFIRVEADEVTYNLHVILRFEIEKALIEGSLPIKEIPEAWNAKFKELLGLVPSTDAEGCLQDIHWSLGSFGYFPTYTLGNLYAAQFFATFEQAFPKWEKSVAEGELEFIKEWLEKSIFQFGRQYSSFELVEKVSDAPFSSKSFCHYLETKYKDIYRF
- a CDS encoding DUF4135 domain-containing protein — encoded protein: MNPLSLNQEVQQTVIDSPKQPISSDLPEKHVEPQVMSSHQMINFICDKFLERQTINKQISEAENELDDIPDQKSEVAKKLKSKIRELEKKDEHLEQAMKESEEQLKSQFIEGRELPVTLSRMNLAMSDSQIKYFKGILTSKIGLWKAFESRAKDTIEEHKATILEQFGNGSKNSADVKFDLKVLGGDDHNNGQSPLLVTFTFPDKSPLKVVYKPRSAQTDAAILDLFAKLNSLHPDLKSHGDLPQYKIQDIDGGKGSIWEFIEGQPLHTEASSTINKIQDQDVRIRAEENLIRLEQICSRAGITDLHMENVLLTRDGQWVPIDLEVVEPGHATGLLSSQASKDPKFSPELKQDEIMLIDKFLDQQEKRVSRYVIVATASFIQASTDPSTIEPMAQEVLETLSKNNEFKLTVDPKQFIKQFSACMEKGDVPFFTKNSDAICFGHFAEENIIAIRKPNK